One Cucumis sativus cultivar 9930 chromosome 1, Cucumber_9930_V3, whole genome shotgun sequence DNA segment encodes these proteins:
- the LOC116401993 gene encoding callose synthase 5-like isoform X2: MNLLREMDLLLVPYSSDPSLKIIQMPPFLLASKIPIALDMAVEFRSRDSDLWKHIYADEYMKCEVIECCESLKNVLNVLAVGENEKSSKKVLNNLLKITLLPMPQKLINPTLFQMMLTYGSSFGTSISMELEHQITYLYPGKFSKEQ; encoded by the exons ATGAACTTATTAAG GGAGATGGATCTCTTGCTAGTTCCTTATTCCTCAGATCCCAGCCTAAAAATAATCCAAATGCCTCCCTTTTTACTAGCCAGCAAG ATTCCAATAGCATTGGATATGGCTGTTGAATTTCGATCCAGAGATTCTGACCTATGGAAGCACATTTATGCAGATGAGTACATGAAATGTGAAGTGATAGAGTGTTgtgaatctttaaaaaatgtcctGAATGTTCTGGCAGTtggagaaaatgagaaaag TTCAAAGAAAGTGTTAAACAATTTGCTCAAGATAACATTGCTCCCCATGCCACAAAAATTGATCAACCCAACTCTTTTCCAAAT GATGTTAACTTATGGAAGCTCATTCGGGACTTCGATCTCCATGGAATTAGAACATCAG ATTACTTATTTATATCCAGGTAAATTTTCTAAAGAGCAATGA
- the LOC116404446 gene encoding uncharacterized protein LOC116404446, whose translation MMHAKSDSDVTSLAPSSPRSPKRPLYYVQSPSRDSHDGDKSSTHATPAFNSPMESPSHPSYTRHSRSSSASRFSGTFRSSLGRKGSRKRNDKGWPECNVIEEEGDYDDLNGDKGLTRRCQILMILLAFVFIFLLFCLIIWGASRPFKAEIKLKSMTVHNVYFGEGSDTTGVPTKLLTINCSLRITVHNPATFFGIHVSSSPINLMYSQIAVASGQLKKYYQPRQSNRIKLVNLQGNKVPLYGAGATLEALDKNGNIPMMLVFEVHSRGNVVGKLVRSKHRRRVSCSLEIDSRNSKPMKIKADSCTYD comes from the exons ATGATGCACGCCAAATCCGATTCGGATGTGACGAGTTTAGCTCCATCCTCGCCTAGGTCACCGAAGCGGCCACTCTACTATGTGCAAAGCCCTTCGAGAGATTCTCACGATGGCGACAAATCTTCCACCCATGCCACTCCTGCCTTCAACAGCCCCATGGAAAGCCCTTCTCATCCATCTTATACTCGCCACTCTCGCTCCTCGTCGGCGAGTCGGTTTTCCGGTACGTTTCGATCCTCTCTTGGCCGGAAAGGTAGCCGGAAACGCAACGATAAAGGGTGGCCAGAGTGTAATGTGATTGAAGAAGAGGGGGACTATGATGATCTAAATGGAGATAAAGGGTTAACTAGAAGATGCCAGATTCTGATGATTTTGcttgcttttgtttttatcttcttgTTGTTCTGTTTGATCATTTGGGGTGCTAGCCGACCTTTCAAAGCAGAGATCAAACTCAAG AGCATGACCGTTCATAATGTATATTTTGGAGAAGGATCAGACACAACAGGAGTTCCAACCAAATTACTGACTATCAACTGTTCATTAAGGATCACTGTTCACAATCCTGCAACTTTCTTTGGCATTCATGTCAGTTCCTCCCCCATCAATCTTATGTACTCCCAGATTGCAGTTGCCTCTGGTCAG TTGAAGAAATACTATCAACCGAGACAGAGCAATCGAATCAAATTGGTGAATCTTCAAGGGAACAAGGTGCCACTATATGGGGCTGGAGCAACCCTTGAAGCCTTGGATAAAAATGGAAACATTCCTATGATGTTGGTGTTTGAAGTACATTCAAGAGGGAATGTGGTAGGGAAACTAGTAAGATCAAAGCATAGAAGGCGTGTATCGTGTTCTTTGGAGATTGACTCTCGCAACTCGAAGCCTATGAAGATTAAAGCTGATTCATGTACATATGATTGA
- the LOC116401993 gene encoding callose synthase 5-like isoform X3: MNLLREMDLLLVPYSSDPSLKIIQMPPFLLASKIPIALDMAVEFRSRDSDLWKHIYADEYMKCEVIECCESLKNVLNVLAVGENEKSSKKVLNNLLKITLLPMPQKLINPTLFQMMLTYGSSFGTSISMELEHQIQLESTTS, from the exons ATGAACTTATTAAG GGAGATGGATCTCTTGCTAGTTCCTTATTCCTCAGATCCCAGCCTAAAAATAATCCAAATGCCTCCCTTTTTACTAGCCAGCAAG ATTCCAATAGCATTGGATATGGCTGTTGAATTTCGATCCAGAGATTCTGACCTATGGAAGCACATTTATGCAGATGAGTACATGAAATGTGAAGTGATAGAGTGTTgtgaatctttaaaaaatgtcctGAATGTTCTGGCAGTtggagaaaatgagaaaag TTCAAAGAAAGTGTTAAACAATTTGCTCAAGATAACATTGCTCCCCATGCCACAAAAATTGATCAACCCAACTCTTTTCCAAAT GATGTTAACTTATGGAAGCTCATTCGGGACTTCGATCTCCATGGAATTAGAACATCAG aTTCAACTGGAGTCGACAACTTCATAA
- the LOC116401993 gene encoding callose synthase 5-like isoform X6 translates to MNLLREMDLLLVPYSSDPSLKIIQMPPFLLASKIPIALDMAVEFRSRDSDLWKHIYADEYMKCEVIECCESLKNVLNVLAVGENEKRMLTYGSSFGTSISMELEHQITYLYPGKFSKEQ, encoded by the exons ATGAACTTATTAAG GGAGATGGATCTCTTGCTAGTTCCTTATTCCTCAGATCCCAGCCTAAAAATAATCCAAATGCCTCCCTTTTTACTAGCCAGCAAG ATTCCAATAGCATTGGATATGGCTGTTGAATTTCGATCCAGAGATTCTGACCTATGGAAGCACATTTATGCAGATGAGTACATGAAATGTGAAGTGATAGAGTGTTgtgaatctttaaaaaatgtcctGAATGTTCTGGCAGTtggagaaaatgagaaaag GATGTTAACTTATGGAAGCTCATTCGGGACTTCGATCTCCATGGAATTAGAACATCAG ATTACTTATTTATATCCAGGTAAATTTTCTAAAGAGCAATGA
- the LOC116401993 gene encoding callose synthase 5-like isoform X5, whose protein sequence is MNLLREMDLLLVPYSSDPSLKIIQMPPFLLASKIPIALDMAVEFRSRDSDLWKHIYADEYMKCEVIECCESLKNVLNVLAVGENEKRMLTYGSSFGTSISMELEHQFQYCRPSGCYGDAVILHLCSAM, encoded by the exons ATGAACTTATTAAG GGAGATGGATCTCTTGCTAGTTCCTTATTCCTCAGATCCCAGCCTAAAAATAATCCAAATGCCTCCCTTTTTACTAGCCAGCAAG ATTCCAATAGCATTGGATATGGCTGTTGAATTTCGATCCAGAGATTCTGACCTATGGAAGCACATTTATGCAGATGAGTACATGAAATGTGAAGTGATAGAGTGTTgtgaatctttaaaaaatgtcctGAATGTTCTGGCAGTtggagaaaatgagaaaag GATGTTAACTTATGGAAGCTCATTCGGGACTTCGATCTCCATGGAATTAGAACATCAG tttcaatattGTAGACCAAGTGGATGTTACGGTGATGCTGTTATTCTACATTTGTGCTCTGCTATGTAG
- the LOC116404111 gene encoding uncharacterized protein LOC116404111 produces the protein MKVNPIDCYQFHVKDLDKKEVVNLHTQECICKEFQAEQLPCAHAIAVARDRNINVYSLCANYYTNVCLMAAYSEAVYPVGNQSEWKTSEEYVHMTILPPKVVKRVGRLKKKRIPSVGEAPKLHKCVRCKEIGHNRSTCTNPISYIEKSSIQD, from the coding sequence ATGAAGGTCAACCCAATTGATTGTTACCAATTCCATGTTAAAGATTTAGATAAAAAGGAGGTCGTAAATCTTCATACTCAAGAGTGCATTTGTAAGGAGTTTCAAGCTGAGCAACTACCATGCGCACATGCCATTGCTGTTGCACGGGATCgcaatataaatgtttatagctTATGTGCTAACTATTACACTAATGTATGTTTGATGGCAGCATATTCGGAGGCCGTCTACCCAGTTGGGAATCAGTCGGAATGGAAGACAAGTGAAGAATATGTACATATGACTATCTTACCTCCGAAAGTAGTCAAAAGAGTTGGTCGActgaagaaaaagaggattCCAAGTGTCGGTGAAGCACCGAAATTGCATAAATGTGTTCGATGTAAAGAAATAGGCCACAATAGATCAACATGTACCAATCCAATTTCATACATCGAGAAGTCGAGCATACAAGATTAG
- the LOC116401993 gene encoding callose synthase 5-like isoform X7, translated as MNLLREMDLLLVPYSSDPSLKIIQMPPFLLASKIPIALDMAVEFRSRDSDLWKHIYADEYMKCEVIECCESLKNVLNVLAVGENEKRMLTYGSSFGTSISMELEHQIQLESTTS; from the exons ATGAACTTATTAAG GGAGATGGATCTCTTGCTAGTTCCTTATTCCTCAGATCCCAGCCTAAAAATAATCCAAATGCCTCCCTTTTTACTAGCCAGCAAG ATTCCAATAGCATTGGATATGGCTGTTGAATTTCGATCCAGAGATTCTGACCTATGGAAGCACATTTATGCAGATGAGTACATGAAATGTGAAGTGATAGAGTGTTgtgaatctttaaaaaatgtcctGAATGTTCTGGCAGTtggagaaaatgagaaaag GATGTTAACTTATGGAAGCTCATTCGGGACTTCGATCTCCATGGAATTAGAACATCAG aTTCAACTGGAGTCGACAACTTCATAA
- the LOC116401993 gene encoding callose synthase 5-like isoform X1, whose translation MNLLREMDLLLVPYSSDPSLKIIQMPPFLLASKIPIALDMAVEFRSRDSDLWKHIYADEYMKCEVIECCESLKNVLNVLAVGENEKSSKKVLNNLLKITLLPMPQKLINPTLFQMMLTYGSSFGTSISMELEHQFQYCRPSGCYGDAVILHLCSAM comes from the exons ATGAACTTATTAAG GGAGATGGATCTCTTGCTAGTTCCTTATTCCTCAGATCCCAGCCTAAAAATAATCCAAATGCCTCCCTTTTTACTAGCCAGCAAG ATTCCAATAGCATTGGATATGGCTGTTGAATTTCGATCCAGAGATTCTGACCTATGGAAGCACATTTATGCAGATGAGTACATGAAATGTGAAGTGATAGAGTGTTgtgaatctttaaaaaatgtcctGAATGTTCTGGCAGTtggagaaaatgagaaaag TTCAAAGAAAGTGTTAAACAATTTGCTCAAGATAACATTGCTCCCCATGCCACAAAAATTGATCAACCCAACTCTTTTCCAAAT GATGTTAACTTATGGAAGCTCATTCGGGACTTCGATCTCCATGGAATTAGAACATCAG tttcaatattGTAGACCAAGTGGATGTTACGGTGATGCTGTTATTCTACATTTGTGCTCTGCTATGTAG
- the LOC116401993 gene encoding uncharacterized protein LOC116401993 isoform X4 — translation MSLEEAIGYVASDELIKIPIALDMAVEFRSRDSDLWKHIYADEYMKCEVIECCESLKNVLNVLAVGENEKSSKKVLNNLLKITLLPMPQKLINPTLFQMMLTYGSSFGTSISMELEHQFQYCRPSGCYGDAVILHLCSAM, via the exons ATGAGTCTTGAAGAAGCGATAGGATACGTTGCATCTGATGAACTTATTAAG ATTCCAATAGCATTGGATATGGCTGTTGAATTTCGATCCAGAGATTCTGACCTATGGAAGCACATTTATGCAGATGAGTACATGAAATGTGAAGTGATAGAGTGTTgtgaatctttaaaaaatgtcctGAATGTTCTGGCAGTtggagaaaatgagaaaag TTCAAAGAAAGTGTTAAACAATTTGCTCAAGATAACATTGCTCCCCATGCCACAAAAATTGATCAACCCAACTCTTTTCCAAAT GATGTTAACTTATGGAAGCTCATTCGGGACTTCGATCTCCATGGAATTAGAACATCAG tttcaatattGTAGACCAAGTGGATGTTACGGTGATGCTGTTATTCTACATTTGTGCTCTGCTATGTAG